From one Butyricimonas faecihominis genomic stretch:
- a CDS encoding PspC domain-containing protein has translation MKKTYTINLSGKIFHIDEDALEKLQEYINTLKTYYTQEEDGNEIMDDIENRIGELFTENLKGQFREVITLDDVDQAIATMGTPDDIIDEDEQPRKSAPKQAKKLYRNPDNKVLGGVAGGLAAYWGISPLLIRIGFVLLSFYYGIFIIVYIILWIAVPKAKTTKQKLEMKGENINVSNIERSIKDEYQEIKNGKGAAFVNRVGEGLCEVFTIIGKVLAIIIGVALFVWGIFMLFAFLSALFLPNLYPWKSGFMELAYAFTPLNFTLGKIAISFLIGIPIIMIIYMAIKLLFSFKSNNKVIALSALSCWMLGLVMLIVVGISEGRSWSIKGTRYGESLELSQQDTLVLLVNERYKLPENLYIDQDVFQLASSNMIAPDIRVYSTDDTTPTLRVQFYTQEEKPVYDNMDFNWNYKNDTLRFDNYIKLAGQWRAQRVTLSLYLPENKKVLLPPQTSQYLRNLRDFDWGVRSRLNKDKILLIMQDGRLQPLM, from the coding sequence ATGAAAAAAACATATACTATAAACTTAAGCGGTAAGATTTTCCACATCGATGAAGACGCTTTGGAAAAACTACAAGAATACATCAATACCCTCAAAACATATTACACGCAAGAAGAAGACGGTAACGAGATCATGGATGACATCGAGAACCGGATCGGGGAGCTTTTCACGGAAAACTTGAAAGGACAGTTCCGCGAGGTGATCACTCTCGATGACGTGGATCAGGCAATCGCCACGATGGGTACACCTGACGACATCATCGACGAAGACGAGCAGCCCCGAAAATCCGCCCCGAAACAGGCAAAAAAACTATACCGCAACCCGGATAACAAAGTACTTGGTGGAGTGGCCGGGGGATTAGCCGCATATTGGGGAATATCCCCCTTGCTCATCCGGATAGGTTTCGTACTTCTGTCCTTCTACTATGGAATATTCATTATCGTGTATATCATTTTGTGGATTGCCGTCCCCAAGGCCAAAACGACCAAACAGAAACTCGAAATGAAAGGAGAAAATATAAATGTCTCCAACATCGAACGCTCTATAAAAGACGAGTATCAGGAGATTAAAAACGGCAAGGGTGCCGCTTTCGTGAACCGGGTAGGCGAAGGCTTATGCGAAGTATTTACCATTATCGGGAAAGTGTTGGCCATTATTATCGGCGTGGCCCTCTTCGTCTGGGGAATCTTCATGCTGTTCGCCTTCTTGTCGGCATTATTCTTACCTAACCTTTATCCTTGGAAAAGTGGTTTTATGGAACTCGCCTACGCGTTCACTCCCTTAAACTTCACTTTGGGTAAAATCGCTATATCATTCTTGATTGGAATTCCTATTATCATGATCATTTATATGGCGATCAAATTGTTATTCTCCTTCAAGAGTAATAACAAAGTGATCGCCCTTTCTGCCCTCTCGTGTTGGATGCTGGGACTCGTTATGCTCATAGTCGTGGGGATCAGCGAAGGTCGAAGCTGGTCGATTAAAGGTACCCGCTATGGAGAATCGCTCGAACTCAGTCAACAGGACACGCTCGTCCTACTTGTAAATGAACGCTACAAACTACCTGAAAATCTTTACATAGACCAAGACGTGTTCCAATTAGCCTCCAGCAACATGATTGCCCCGGACATCAGGGTATACTCGACCGATGACACAACCCCGACATTACGTGTGCAATTTTATACCCAAGAAGAAAAGCCGGTGTATGACAACATGGACTTTAACTGGAATTACAAGAACGACACGCTCCGATTTGATAATTACATCAAGCTCGCAGGACAATGGAGGGCTCAAAGAGTGACACTGTCTCTATACCTGCCTGAAAATAAGAAAGTACTCCTTCCACCCCAAACAAGTCAATACTTGAGAAACTTGAGGGATTTTGACTGGGGTGTACGTTCCAGACTAAATAAAGATAAGATATTATTAATCATGCAAGACGGGAGGCTTCAACCTCTCATGTAA
- a CDS encoding PspC domain-containing protein: MKKTFTINLGGKVLNIDDDALESLQQYINALKAHYSKGEDGEEIMYDIESRLAELFIENLKQENRESVSIPDVEQAISIMGKPEDIFDEEAPRETAQQQETRSEKTLPRKLFRDPQDRILGGVASGLATYLGIPVTLTRVCFLLMMFVYGIFFLVYIFMWMLVPKAVTPRQRLQMRGKGINVSNIEDSVREGFQNAREKYAHQRSSKTRDALLIGGIVLCFILSFNFLTKLISFPVNYLFGHIVPGLSTFNLFHSHIYTDIPGMLFSFKLATGALIVIPIFLLFYLLVQVFVPFKSNNKKVIIYTLILWIFALAFSIFTAQRHSTRHHQNYGVIHEQEQPNHILDNALYIKSLNQHIA; the protein is encoded by the coding sequence ATGAAAAAAACATTTACTATTAACCTAGGCGGCAAGGTACTCAATATTGACGATGACGCACTGGAATCATTACAGCAATACATCAACGCGCTGAAAGCCCACTACTCCAAAGGAGAAGACGGGGAAGAAATCATGTACGACATCGAAAGTCGGTTGGCCGAATTATTCATAGAAAACCTGAAACAGGAAAACCGGGAATCCGTCTCGATCCCCGACGTGGAACAAGCCATTTCCATCATGGGAAAACCGGAAGACATTTTTGACGAAGAGGCTCCCCGGGAAACTGCCCAACAACAAGAGACTCGCTCGGAAAAGACTTTACCCAGAAAACTGTTCCGGGACCCGCAAGACCGCATCTTGGGAGGCGTGGCCTCCGGGCTCGCCACGTACTTGGGAATTCCGGTCACCCTCACACGTGTATGTTTCCTGTTGATGATGTTCGTTTATGGAATCTTCTTCCTTGTCTATATCTTCATGTGGATGCTGGTCCCGAAAGCCGTCACGCCACGACAAAGACTACAAATGAGAGGAAAGGGCATCAATGTTTCCAACATCGAAGATTCCGTCCGGGAAGGTTTCCAAAATGCCAGAGAGAAATACGCACACCAACGTAGCAGCAAAACCCGGGATGCCCTGTTGATTGGCGGGATCGTCCTGTGTTTTATCCTCTCGTTCAACTTTTTAACCAAGTTAATCAGCTTTCCGGTAAATTATCTTTTTGGTCACATCGTACCGGGCCTTAGCACATTCAACCTTTTTCACTCGCATATCTACACGGACATCCCCGGCATGTTATTCTCTTTCAAACTAGCCACGGGGGCACTTATCGTCATACCCATTTTCTTGTTATTCTACCTTTTGGTCCAAGTATTTGTTCCATTCAAAAGCAATAACAAGAAAGTGATCATCTATACCTTGATTCTTTGGATCTTCGCTCTAGCATTTTCCATTTTCACGGCTCAAAGACACAGCACCCGGCACCACCAGAATTACGGGGTGATTCACGAACAGGAACAGCCCAACCATATTCTCGACAACGCATTGTACATTAAGTCCCTAAACCAACATATAGCTTAA
- a CDS encoding PadR family transcriptional regulator — protein MNIENTQAQMRKGILEYCILLIIAQQDAYVPDIISKLKASKMIVVEGTIYPLLTRLKNTGLLSYRWEESQQGPPRKYYSITEQGRDFLKELENSWNELTSAVNSIKENHNN, from the coding sequence ATGAACATTGAAAACACACAAGCTCAAATGAGGAAGGGTATCTTGGAATACTGCATTTTACTGATCATCGCGCAACAGGACGCCTACGTGCCGGACATCATCAGTAAACTGAAAGCCTCCAAGATGATCGTGGTCGAGGGGACGATATACCCTTTATTAACCCGGCTGAAGAATACCGGATTATTGTCATACCGCTGGGAAGAGTCACAGCAAGGCCCTCCCCGCAAATATTACAGCATCACGGAACAAGGACGAGATTTTCTCAAGGAACTCGAAAACTCATGGAATGAATTGACCTCTGCTGTGAACAGCATTAAAGAAAACCATAACAACTAA
- the gpmI gene encoding 2,3-bisphosphoglycerate-independent phosphoglycerate mutase: MKRVLLMILDGWGVGKHDHSDAIGSTPTPNITELASNNPRALLYTSGENVGLPDGQMGNSEVGHLNIGAGRVVYQDLVKINRACRDHSIAQNPEIVKAFNYAKENGKQVHFMGLVSNGGVHSSLDHVFALCDLSKEFGIENTFVHCFMDGRDTDPKSGKGFIGELQNHMKQSTGKIASVIGRYYAMDRDSRWERIKEAYDLLVNGVGTPVTDAEAGVQASYDAGVTDEFIKPIVCVDEVGKPVGTIQPGDMVIFFNFRNDRAKELTIVLTQEDKPDFGMKTMPLYYCTMTPYDAKFKGLHILFDKENVVNTIGEYISKQGLKQLRIAETEKYAHVTFFLNGGREEPFEGESRILVPSPKVATYDLQPEMSAPIVTEKIVEQLNEKSVDFICLNYANGDMVGHTGVYEAIRKAVATVDECVGKTVAAARANGYDVLIIADHGNADNAVNEDGTPNTAHSLNPVPCIWVTDSKCDHLRDGVLADVAPTVLAIMGLPQPKEMTGKSLLV; encoded by the coding sequence ATGAAAAGAGTTTTATTGATGATACTGGATGGTTGGGGTGTTGGAAAACACGATCATTCGGACGCGATCGGGAGTACTCCGACTCCTAATATCACGGAGTTGGCGAGTAATAATCCCCGTGCCTTGTTGTACACGAGCGGGGAGAATGTAGGTTTGCCCGACGGTCAGATGGGAAATTCCGAAGTGGGACACTTGAATATTGGAGCCGGACGGGTGGTTTATCAGGATTTGGTGAAGATTAACCGGGCTTGTCGGGATCATTCCATTGCCCAAAACCCGGAGATCGTGAAGGCGTTTAATTATGCCAAGGAGAACGGGAAACAGGTGCATTTCATGGGACTGGTTTCTAACGGGGGAGTACATAGTTCGCTGGATCACGTGTTTGCCTTGTGCGATTTGTCGAAAGAGTTCGGGATCGAGAATACTTTCGTTCATTGCTTTATGGACGGTCGGGACACGGACCCGAAAAGTGGAAAGGGTTTTATCGGTGAGTTGCAGAACCACATGAAACAATCCACGGGTAAGATTGCTTCCGTGATCGGGCGTTATTATGCCATGGACCGGGATTCCCGCTGGGAGCGTATCAAGGAGGCTTATGATTTGTTGGTAAATGGAGTGGGTACTCCGGTGACGGATGCCGAGGCGGGAGTGCAGGCCTCTTACGACGCGGGGGTGACTGACGAGTTCATCAAACCGATCGTTTGCGTGGACGAGGTCGGGAAACCCGTGGGAACGATACAGCCGGGCGATATGGTGATCTTCTTTAATTTCCGTAACGACCGGGCCAAGGAGTTGACGATCGTGTTGACGCAAGAGGACAAGCCGGATTTCGGGATGAAGACCATGCCGTTGTATTATTGTACGATGACTCCTTATGATGCTAAATTCAAGGGATTACATATTTTGTTCGATAAAGAAAACGTGGTGAACACGATCGGGGAATATATTTCCAAGCAAGGATTGAAACAATTGCGTATTGCCGAGACGGAGAAATATGCTCACGTGACGTTCTTCCTGAACGGGGGACGGGAAGAGCCTTTCGAGGGAGAGAGCCGTATTCTGGTACCTTCGCCGAAAGTGGCAACCTACGATTTGCAACCCGAAATGTCTGCCCCTATCGTGACCGAGAAGATCGTGGAGCAATTGAATGAAAAGAGTGTTGATTTCATTTGCTTGAATTACGCGAACGGGGATATGGTGGGACATACCGGAGTGTACGAGGCCATCCGGAAGGCCGTGGCTACCGTGGATGAGTGTGTTGGGAAGACCGTGGCAGCTGCGCGTGCTAACGGTTACGACGTGTTGATTATTGCCGATCACGGGAATGCCGATAACGCGGTGAACGAGGACGGGACGCCGAACACGGCTCACTCGCTGAATCCCGTGCCTTGTATCTGGGTTACCGATTCCAAGTGCGATCACCTGCGGGATGGGGTGTTGGCCGATGTTGCCCCCACGGTTCTTGCGATTATGGGACTTCCGCAGCCCAAGGAAATGACGGGAAAATCGTTATTAGTTTAA
- a CDS encoding helix-turn-helix domain-containing protein has product MSTETIPMSKTHHGHSIKRIRDMLGIKQETLAAELNMTQQAFSKLEQKEQIEDEMLDKIAKILHVSTEALKTMSEEATINYFNTFTNSENEHFFSQNCQYTFNPIDKIVELYERLVKAEQEKVALLEEQLKKK; this is encoded by the coding sequence ATGAGTACAGAGACTATACCTATGAGCAAAACACACCATGGACACAGTATAAAACGCATTCGCGATATGCTAGGGATTAAACAAGAAACCCTTGCGGCCGAGTTAAACATGACACAACAAGCATTTTCAAAATTAGAACAAAAAGAACAAATTGAAGACGAAATGCTTGATAAGATTGCAAAAATATTGCACGTTTCCACGGAGGCCCTGAAAACGATGAGCGAAGAAGCAACTATTAACTATTTTAACACGTTTACGAATAGCGAAAACGAACACTTCTTTTCTCAAAATTGTCAATACACGTTCAATCCAATAGACAAAATTGTAGAACTTTACGAACGGTTAGTCAAAGCCGAACAGGAAAAAGTCGCCCTGTTGGAAGAACAATTGAAGAAGAAGTAA
- a CDS encoding DUF3990 domain-containing protein yields the protein MKLYHASPYIIELADVYHSRDHLDFGKGFYLTSLYDQARKYAMRFLLKKQKAYINEYLLDDELSDFKIKTFCSYNEEWLDYVGKCRKGMGMEHFDLVEGGIANDKVFNTIDLYFAGTISKDDALGKLSFEYPNHQLCILNQKIIVHHLHFIKATEITIGGIEDASR from the coding sequence ATGAAACTGTATCACGCATCACCATATATAATTGAACTCGCAGATGTATATCACTCACGCGATCATCTAGATTTTGGCAAAGGATTTTACCTAACGTCTTTATATGACCAAGCTCGGAAATACGCCATGCGCTTTTTACTTAAAAAGCAGAAAGCTTATATTAACGAATATTTATTAGATGATGAGTTGAGTGATTTTAAAATTAAAACGTTCTGTAGTTACAACGAAGAGTGGTTAGATTACGTTGGTAAATGCCGCAAGGGGATGGGAATGGAACATTTTGATCTAGTAGAAGGAGGGATAGCAAATGACAAGGTATTTAACACCATCGACCTGTATTTTGCTGGTACTATAAGCAAAGATGATGCATTGGGAAAATTATCTTTTGAATATCCCAATCACCAATTATGTATCTTAAATCAAAAAATAATAGTTCATCATTTACATTTTATCAAAGCAACAGAAATAACAATAGGAGGAATTGAAGATGCAAGCAGATAA
- a CDS encoding DUF3791 domain-containing protein: MNLEILSFITFCVGNLADTLKMSAGKVYGLLRSSGILTEYLIPGYDVLHTFSKEYIVEDLIQYMKEKGLLA, encoded by the coding sequence ATGAATCTTGAAATATTGAGTTTTATAACTTTTTGCGTGGGCAACCTTGCGGACACATTAAAGATGAGTGCCGGAAAAGTATACGGGCTACTACGTTCTTCTGGAATCCTTACAGAATATCTGATTCCAGGATACGATGTACTTCACACGTTCAGTAAAGAATACATCGTAGAAGATCTTATTCAATATATGAAAGAAAAAGGATTGTTAGCATGA
- a CDS encoding DUF3109 family protein produces MIQIGDTIISLDIFEKKFCCDLAVCKGICCVDGDSGAPLEEGEAEQIRENYEKIKPYMKPEGIAAVEEQGFSVIDIEGDTVTPLIDGRECAYIIEENGCSWCAIEKAWSRGESSFRKPISCHMYPIRVKQYQNYEAMNYDQWTICACARLKGEQEGIPVYVFLKDALIRKYGEEWYEQLCYAAREIETGKIKFGR; encoded by the coding sequence ATGATACAGATAGGGGATACGATTATAAGTCTGGATATTTTCGAGAAGAAATTTTGTTGTGATTTGGCAGTTTGTAAAGGAATATGTTGCGTGGACGGGGACTCGGGGGCGCCTTTGGAAGAAGGGGAGGCGGAACAGATCCGGGAAAATTACGAGAAGATTAAACCTTACATGAAACCCGAGGGAATTGCTGCCGTGGAGGAACAGGGCTTTTCAGTGATCGACATCGAGGGCGACACGGTTACCCCGTTAATCGATGGACGGGAGTGTGCGTATATTATCGAGGAGAACGGGTGTTCGTGGTGTGCCATTGAAAAAGCGTGGAGCCGGGGAGAGAGTTCTTTCCGTAAACCTATATCTTGCCACATGTACCCGATCCGGGTGAAACAATACCAGAATTACGAGGCGATGAATTATGACCAGTGGACGATTTGTGCTTGCGCCCGCTTAAAGGGTGAGCAAGAGGGGATTCCGGTGTACGTGTTTTTGAAAGATGCTCTCATTCGCAAATACGGGGAGGAGTGGTACGAGCAATTATGCTACGCCGCACGGGAGATCGAGACGGGAAAAATCAAGTTCGGACGCTAA
- the gcvP gene encoding aminomethyl-transferring glycine dehydrogenase, translating into MATEKFLWRHIGPRPEDIENMLKVVGVSSLDELIEQTVPESIRLKKPLDLPAPLTEFEFISRMKAVASKNKLYRTFIGQGYYDTITPAVIQRNILENPAWYTSYTPYQAEVSQGRLEALLNFQTMVVELTGMEISNCSLLDEATAAAESMTMMYGLRGKEMKKAGANKLFVDNQIFPQTKDVLITRSAPQGIELVYGDYDTFEFTPDVFGAIIQYPAANGEVRDYKAFADRVHANGALLSVVADMMSLVLLTPPGEWGADVVVGTTQRFGIPMSYGGPHAAYMATREEYKRNIVGRIIGVTIDAQGNHALRLALQTREQHIKREKASSNICTAKALNATMAGFYAAYHGREGLERIARHIHSAAVILAEEIQKLGYKLKVDKFFDTLRFELPEGVSQAAVRDAALEQEINLFYCNCGCGKVVGLSTDEKINEKEINTLIGIFAKAAGKTADHVEFLDDRTVLDPTMLRDDEILQQSVFNIYHSETGMMRYMKNLERRDISLATSMISLGSCTMKLNAAVEMLPITWPELGAIHPFAPMSQAEGYQQMIRETEEMLCKVTGFAGCSLMPNSGAAGEYSALMVIRQYHISRGEGHRNVILIPASAHGTNPASSTMAGFKILVTATDPEGNIDVEDFRKKAIENRDNLIGAMITYPSTHGIFEESIKELCKIVHENGGQVFMDGANMNGQCGLTSPGEIGADACHLNLHKTFAMPHGGGGPGVGPICVAPHLVKFLPSHTMVKTGGEEGIHAVAAAPYGSVGMLPVTYGYLLMLGGEGLAMVTKMAILNANYLASSFEKLGFKILFKGSKGRVGHEMIWDCNMFNKEYGISELDIAKRLMDFGFHAPTLSFPVHGTLMVEPTESEPKEELDRFIEALKTIREEMIEVGEGKADKTDNVLKNAPHTHKVLTADEWSHAYLRSKAAYPLAWVAENKFWPQVGRVDDGYGDRNLMCTCDPLESYTDEK; encoded by the coding sequence ATGGCAACAGAGAAATTTTTGTGGAGACACATAGGGCCACGTCCGGAGGATATTGAAAATATGCTCAAAGTGGTTGGTGTTAGTTCACTTGACGAGTTGATCGAGCAAACCGTGCCGGAGTCTATCCGTTTGAAAAAACCGTTGGATTTGCCGGCTCCTCTAACCGAGTTCGAGTTTATCTCCCGGATGAAGGCGGTAGCTTCAAAAAATAAATTATACAGAACCTTTATCGGTCAAGGATATTATGACACGATTACCCCTGCCGTGATCCAACGGAATATTTTGGAGAACCCGGCTTGGTACACGTCATACACTCCCTATCAGGCTGAAGTTTCACAAGGGCGTTTGGAGGCTTTACTGAATTTCCAAACGATGGTGGTGGAACTTACCGGAATGGAAATTTCTAACTGTTCGCTGCTTGACGAGGCCACGGCTGCTGCAGAATCAATGACGATGATGTACGGTCTGCGCGGTAAAGAGATGAAAAAAGCGGGTGCCAACAAATTGTTTGTTGACAACCAGATTTTCCCGCAGACAAAGGACGTGTTGATCACCCGTTCTGCCCCGCAAGGAATTGAGTTGGTTTATGGTGATTATGACACGTTTGAATTTACCCCGGATGTATTCGGTGCTATTATCCAGTACCCGGCTGCTAACGGTGAGGTCCGTGATTACAAGGCTTTTGCTGATCGTGTACATGCGAACGGTGCTTTGTTGTCGGTAGTGGCTGACATGATGAGTCTCGTGTTGCTGACTCCTCCGGGAGAATGGGGTGCTGACGTGGTTGTGGGAACAACGCAACGTTTCGGTATCCCGATGTCTTACGGTGGACCTCATGCTGCTTACATGGCAACGAGAGAGGAATACAAACGTAACATCGTGGGACGTATTATCGGTGTGACGATTGATGCACAGGGAAATCATGCATTGCGTTTGGCTTTGCAGACCCGTGAACAACATATCAAACGGGAGAAAGCTTCTTCCAATATCTGTACTGCCAAGGCTTTGAATGCCACGATGGCCGGATTCTATGCCGCTTATCACGGTCGGGAAGGATTGGAAAGAATTGCCCGTCACATTCACTCTGCAGCCGTGATTTTGGCCGAAGAAATCCAGAAATTAGGCTACAAGCTGAAAGTGGATAAATTCTTTGACACGTTGCGTTTCGAGTTGCCGGAGGGAGTTTCTCAAGCTGCCGTTCGTGACGCTGCCTTGGAACAGGAAATCAACTTGTTCTATTGCAACTGCGGTTGTGGTAAAGTAGTTGGTTTGTCAACTGACGAGAAGATCAACGAGAAAGAAATTAACACGTTAATCGGTATTTTCGCCAAGGCTGCCGGAAAGACTGCCGATCACGTGGAATTCCTTGACGATCGCACGGTGCTTGACCCGACGATGTTGCGTGACGACGAGATTCTGCAACAATCCGTGTTCAACATCTATCACTCCGAGACCGGAATGATGCGTTACATGAAGAATCTGGAGAGAAGAGATATTTCTTTGGCTACTTCCATGATTTCTTTGGGATCTTGTACGATGAAATTGAATGCTGCTGTTGAGATGTTGCCGATCACGTGGCCGGAACTGGGTGCTATCCACCCGTTTGCCCCGATGTCTCAGGCGGAAGGTTATCAGCAAATGATCCGGGAAACCGAAGAAATGCTGTGCAAGGTGACCGGATTTGCCGGATGCAGTTTGATGCCGAATTCCGGTGCTGCCGGAGAGTATTCCGCTTTGATGGTGATCCGTCAATATCATATCTCTCGCGGAGAGGGTCATCGTAACGTGATCCTGATCCCGGCTTCCGCTCATGGTACGAACCCGGCTTCCAGTACGATGGCAGGTTTCAAGATTCTTGTTACCGCTACTGACCCGGAAGGAAATATCGACGTGGAAGATTTCCGCAAGAAAGCTATCGAAAACCGGGATAATTTGATCGGTGCGATGATCACGTACCCCTCAACTCACGGTATTTTCGAGGAATCAATCAAGGAATTGTGCAAGATTGTTCACGAGAATGGCGGACAAGTATTCATGGATGGTGCCAACATGAACGGGCAGTGTGGTTTGACCAGCCCGGGAGAGATCGGTGCTGACGCTTGTCACTTGAATTTGCACAAGACATTTGCTATGCCTCACGGTGGTGGTGGTCCCGGTGTCGGCCCGATCTGCGTGGCTCCTCACTTGGTGAAATTCTTACCATCACACACGATGGTAAAGACCGGAGGCGAGGAAGGTATTCACGCTGTGGCTGCCGCTCCTTACGGTTCAGTTGGAATGTTACCTGTAACTTACGGTTACTTGTTAATGTTGGGTGGCGAAGGTTTGGCTATGGTGACCAAGATGGCGATTTTGAACGCGAACTATCTGGCTTCATCTTTCGAGAAATTAGGATTCAAGATTCTGTTCAAGGGATCGAAAGGTCGTGTAGGTCACGAGATGATCTGGGATTGCAACATGTTCAATAAAGAATACGGAATTTCTGAGTTGGATATTGCCAAACGTTTGATGGACTTCGGTTTCCACGCTCCTACCTTGTCATTCCCCGTTCACGGGACCTTGATGGTTGAGCCGACGGAGAGCGAGCCGAAAGAAGAGTTGGATCGTTTCATCGAGGCGTTGAAGACTATCCGCGAGGAAATGATCGAGGTGGGTGAAGGTAAAGCCGACAAGACGGACAACGTTTTGAAGAATGCACCTCACACGCATAAAGTGTTGACGGCTGACGAGTGGTCTCACGCTTACCTGCGTAGCAAGGCGGCTTACCCGCTTGCATGGGTGGCTGAGAACAAATTCTGGCCGCAAGTAGGTCGTGTGGATGATGGTTATGGTGATCGTAACCTGATGTGTACCTGCGATCCGCTTGAGTCATACACGGATGAGAAATAA
- a CDS encoding RNA polymerase sigma-70 factor: protein MLDQDVLLDLLARKDNRAYQYLYQCYYVALKALANYYVKDNDVAEDLVQDVFISLLESDYKFKTENDIKYFLYSSLKNRCISHSRKQKVRDKYYRDVLSSQNEEEHFWDKVLEEDVYARLMAAIETLPPQCKLVMMMTLDGLKASEIAERLHISVDTVKDHKSNGKKKLTAQLKDAELLCLIGFLWL, encoded by the coding sequence ATGTTAGATCAAGATGTTTTGTTGGATTTGTTGGCACGTAAGGATAACCGGGCTTATCAATATTTGTATCAATGCTACTACGTGGCGTTGAAGGCTTTGGCAAATTATTACGTGAAGGATAATGATGTGGCGGAAGATTTGGTGCAAGACGTGTTTATTTCTTTGTTGGAAAGTGACTACAAGTTCAAGACGGAGAATGACATCAAGTATTTTTTATACAGTTCTCTGAAAAATAGATGTATTAGTCATTCCAGAAAACAGAAAGTCCGGGATAAATATTACCGGGATGTTTTGTCCTCGCAAAATGAAGAGGAACATTTTTGGGATAAGGTGCTGGAAGAGGATGTTTATGCCCGGTTGATGGCAGCTATCGAGACTCTGCCGCCTCAGTGTAAATTAGTAATGATGATGACCCTAGATGGGTTGAAAGCGTCGGAGATTGCCGAACGTTTGCATATTTCCGTGGATACCGTGAAGGATCATAAAAGTAACGGGAAGAAAAAGTTGACCGCCCAGTTGAAAGATGCAGAGTTGCTCTGTTTGATTGGATTCCTTTGGTTGTAA